ttaaacagaaaagaagaaaaagaagagagagagagaacgatgaAAAGGAAATTACTGCTCAGGAAAGAGAACTGCATGCTAAATTGCAGGCCTTGGCAAGCTGTGTAATGTTATCAAAGTTGAGTGCAGCAACAAAGGGTACAGTGGACAAAGAAGTACTTGGGTCAttccaaaagtaatgcctccaatttttattcatggaaactacagttgatacataaatcacaacagcacagctaaaaagagcaatatttcagctacagactgtcatttttccacatagtcaccaccattcaTTATGACCTTTGCCAATGATGGACCAGAGACCGCATGCCACCCTTGTAAAAATCAGGACCAGCTGAGGCTAAACACTTCCTTACAGCTCTGACAACAGTGTCTGAGTCCTGAAAATGTTCACCATGTAGTTCATCTTTcagtggcccaaagagatggaagtctgaaggcacTAAAttgggactgtatggtgggtgtggtaagacagtccagcaGAATTCTGCAATGAGTTATGTGGTCACAAAATTGGTGTGGGGTCTGGCATTATCATGTTGCAGGTGACAGTTGGTCTTCTTCTCTGCTGTTACCCTGGAAATttgggctttcagcttagtcagtgttGTTTTGCAGtgtgctgaattgacagtttctccaggcttcaggacatccaaaagaaccacaccctGTCTATACCAGAAGACTGtacacatcactttgcctgcaggaAGTTgtatcttgaatttcttctttgacagaGAATTCACATTTTGCCATTCCAcggactgtcttttggattctgGCTTGTTGTAGTGACACCATGCCTCATCTCTGCTGAtaatgctattcagaaaattgtcactttcagcTTCATATTGGTTCAGCAGGTCCCAAAAAATTTCCATTTGACGAGTTTTTTGTTCATCTGTAAGAATTGGCGGGACTCATCTCTCACAGACtttgcgataaccaagatgttccGGCATTGTTTCCAAGacattacagccgacattcagctttgcacacaattttCTAAATGTTATCCACTGATCAGCATGGATGAGTTGAACAAGATGCTCTTCATTGCGggggatgacagctgtgcagggtcgaTCGGGCCATGGCTTGTCATGCTCACCATTTTAACCACCTTGAAAATGGCGTACCCATGACCTCACATTGCTCACATCTATTGTATCATCTCTGTACACCTTTAGCAAGCATTGATGGATTTCAGTTggcgcaatttcttcagcagtgaggaattcaatcacacatTGCTGTTTTATATGTgcgtccatatcagactccatttcGGAACTCTACTCTGCTGGCACCAACCACAgcagaacaacggaaccacctgcaaAGTAAAAAGGAAGGTTGAAGCAtcaaagtcaccacaaaaaaataaGAGCCATTACTTTTGGCTATCATTTTCTAACTCTGACTACCATATGCATGCTGTGTGTTGCGCCAACAATGAAAAGGTTAAAGTGCACCAAGTATCTGAAAAGAATAACACCTATCCAAAGAGCATTTTTGGAAAACCAGTCCTTTCCGAGAAGTCAAATGTTGCAGGCATACTAAGGCAATCTGTGAGTGAAGTGTTGAAGGTTCATGTTCATAGTGATCATACATACTGTGCAAATTAAATTTATCTGCCCTTGACACTTTGTGCACATCACGGTTTGTAGACCTACTGGGGAAACTCACCATGTAAAAAATAGAGTTAACACATCTGACTTGGTACCTCTATTGTGATGTGAAAATCCAAGTGGTgtcaataaagaaaatatataatttGCCTCTGTTTCTTATTCATGCCTTCATCTTATTACACATAGTTAAAAAGTTTTTACTCTTAATTATACTATGTGCATTTGgtcaaattaatgacttttttactttCCACAAG
This sequence is a window from Schistocerca nitens isolate TAMUIC-IGC-003100 chromosome 3, iqSchNite1.1, whole genome shotgun sequence. Protein-coding genes within it:
- the LOC126248741 gene encoding histone-lysine N-methyltransferase SETMAR-like, whose protein sequence is MEIFWDLLNQYEAESDNFLNSIISRDEAWCHYNKPESKRQSVEWQNVNSLSKKKFKIQLPAGKVMCTVFWYRQGVVLLDVLKPGETVNSAHCKTTLTKLKAQISRVTAEKKTNCHLQHDNARPHTNFVTT